The following proteins come from a genomic window of Flavobacteriales bacterium:
- a CDS encoding DUF502 domain-containing protein, whose translation MKKIISYFLQGLLYTAPMAITVYAVIIAVQFLDHLLPMDIPGVGIAILLTSITLIGYFTTSYLAQSLIERMENLLTRTPLIKLIYTSIKDLLAAFVGKEKRFDQPVLVKVSKDSALHKLGFITQSDLSALNIDGNMVAVYLPHSYAFSGNLFIVPSEQVTIVSANPAQVMKFIVSGGVSGYDELVDKPSDTATSTKK comes from the coding sequence ATGAAAAAGATCATCAGCTACTTTCTGCAAGGACTGCTTTACACCGCACCTATGGCCATTACCGTTTATGCGGTGATCATAGCTGTACAGTTCCTTGACCATCTGTTGCCCATGGATATTCCCGGGGTTGGTATTGCCATTCTGCTCACCAGTATCACACTGATCGGATACTTTACGACTTCATACCTGGCTCAGTCTCTTATTGAACGGATGGAGAACCTCCTGACACGAACACCTCTTATCAAGCTCATTTATACTTCCATCAAAGATCTTCTCGCCGCATTTGTAGGAAAGGAGAAGCGATTTGATCAACCCGTACTGGTGAAGGTAAGCAAGGATTCCGCGTTGCATAAGCTTGGTTTCATCACCCAATCGGATTTGTCTGCCTTGAACATAGACGGCAACATGGTAGCGGTCTACCTGCCACACTCATATGCATTCTCCGGAAACCTTTTCATCGTTCCGTCGGAGCAGGTAACCATCGTTTCCGCAAACCCGGCACAGGTCATGAAGTTTATTGTCTCCGGCGGCGTATCCGGATATGACGAATTGGTTGATAAGCCCAGTGATACAGCCACATCTACCAAAAAATAA